The following is a genomic window from Flavobacterium crassostreae.
TGTAGGCTCTGATTTTAAAAAAGGATTACTAAAAGACGTACAACCTTTGGATAAAATACTCTCTATACGGGGTGCTCGATTTAAAATTATTGGAGTACTCAAAGAAAAAGGGTCCACCTTTGGCCGAAGCCAAGATTTACGCGTATTGATCCCAGTACAAGTTGCCCGATCTTTATTTACGGCTCCCGATATTAACTACACAATGAGTGTAATGGTTTCTAAAAAAGAACTGCTAGAACAAGCCATTGACAACGCCAATAGCACCATGCGTAGAGTCCGAAAATTAAGCCCAATTAAGGATAATAATTTTGGCGTGGTACGTTCGGATGATTTAATTAATCGCATTTTAAGCATTACCCAATACCTTGGAATTGCCTCTTGGTTTATTGGCATTATTACCATATTGGGCTCTTCGATAGCGTTGATGAATATAATGTTTGTATCTGTTACCGAAAGAACCCGAGAAATTGGAGTGCGCAAAGCCATTGGCGCAACAAGAGCTACCATTGCTTACCAATTTTTTATAGAAACCTTATTAATTGGACAATTAGGAGGATTGGTAGGAATTATTTTTGGAGTCTTGATTGGTTTTGGGATTGCATCCGCCATGAATTTTGCCTTTGTTATTCCGTGGACGGCTATTTTTGCTGCCTTTATAACTAGTTTTATTGTAGCCATTATATCGGGCTTATACCCAGCTCTAAAAGCCTCTAAATTAGACCCTATAGAAGCCTTGCGTTATGAATAAATGGTTTTTTTATAGCGACACAAAACACCAAACTATTTTCTTAAACTCTTAGTCATCCTGTTGTTTCCGTAAATATCTTTACGCAGTTCATTTGTTTCAAACTTAAAATCTTGAAGCATCCCAACGGTTTCTTTGCCTAAATATTGGTTGATTTCAAAATACAATTCTCCGTTTTCACTTAAGCTATTTTGTGCTAACTGTGCTATTTTTTTATAAAAAACCAAAGCATTGGCATCTTCCACAAAAAGAGCTACATGCGGTTCATGATCCAAGACATTCTTTTTTATTTCTACTTTTTCTGAATTTCGTACATAAGGCGGATTAGAAAC
Proteins encoded in this region:
- a CDS encoding ABC transporter permease codes for the protein MMLNLFKENVRIAIGSIRTQLLRTILTVLIIAIGITALVGILTVVSALENTISSDFASMGANTFNIKQYENTLKRRGGEEREVINPIITYPEAVAFKNKYSYPFTQTSVSFTATTTAEVKHEGSKTDPEIAVLGVDEFFLNNSGLEIDAGRNFTNFDISNNTYSCIVGSDFKKGLLKDVQPLDKILSIRGARFKIIGVLKEKGSTFGRSQDLRVLIPVQVARSLFTAPDINYTMSVMVSKKELLEQAIDNANSTMRRVRKLSPIKDNNFGVVRSDDLINRILSITQYLGIASWFIGIITILGSSIALMNIMFVSVTERTREIGVRKAIGATRATIAYQFFIETLLIGQLGGLVGIIFGVLIGFGIASAMNFAFVIPWTAIFAAFITSFIVAIISGLYPALKASKLDPIEALRYE